One Dokdonia sp. Dokd-P16 genomic window carries:
- a CDS encoding GNAT family N-acetyltransferase: MIVPAKNSEIPEILSLTRACAQEMISRNIFQWNEHYPTATAFEQDIARNELFLLKENDSIIGTIVLSTLMDDEYLDIDWLTPSKNNLYIHRLAVHPDYQGQGNARKLMDYAYAFAKAHSTPSIRLDTFSQNKRNQKFYEARGYEKLGSIYFPKQSEHPFYCYERVL; this comes from the coding sequence GTGATTGTACCTGCAAAAAATTCAGAAATCCCTGAAATCCTTTCACTTACTCGTGCCTGTGCACAAGAAATGATTTCAAGAAATATTTTTCAGTGGAATGAGCACTACCCTACTGCCACTGCTTTTGAGCAAGATATTGCTCGTAATGAGCTCTTTCTTCTCAAGGAGAATGATAGCATTATAGGTACCATTGTGTTGTCAACATTAATGGATGATGAGTATCTAGACATTGACTGGCTCACCCCTTCAAAAAATAATTTGTACATCCATAGGCTTGCCGTACATCCCGACTATCAAGGACAAGGAAATGCTCGCAAACTAATGGATTATGCATACGCTTTCGCGAAAGCGCACTCGACACCTTCAATACGTCTCGATACTTTTTCTCAAAATAAACGTAATCAAAAGTTTTATGAAGCTCGAGGATATGAGAAACTAGGAAGTATCTATTTTCCGAAACAAAGTGAGCACCCATTTTACTGCTACGAAAGAGTTCTCTAG
- a CDS encoding HYC_CC_PP family protein, with product MKLFLHKSMAIFMACVVLVTTTSFTVDMHYCGDNLVDFSLFSKAEGCGMEKAQSVKSCENPKMTEKSCCTDQQIVKEGKDDLKISFDTLSFEQQTFIAAFTYSYINLFEGTESEEVPFEDYPRPFVKRDVQMLHQTFLI from the coding sequence ATGAAACTATTTCTTCACAAATCAATGGCAATCTTTATGGCTTGCGTGGTGCTCGTAACCACGACGTCATTCACCGTGGATATGCACTATTGTGGGGATAACTTGGTAGATTTCAGTTTATTCTCAAAAGCTGAAGGTTGCGGAATGGAAAAAGCGCAATCCGTAAAAAGTTGTGAGAATCCTAAAATGACTGAAAAATCGTGTTGTACTGACCAGCAAATTGTCAAGGAAGGCAAGGACGACCTCAAAATTTCATTTGACACACTTTCATTCGAGCAGCAAACGTTCATCGCTGCTTTTACCTATTCATATATAAACCTTTTTGAAGGAACCGAATCTGAAGAAGTTCCTTTTGAAGATTACCCGCGACCCTTTGTCAAACGGGATGTGCAAATGTTGCACCAGACTTTCTTAATTTGA
- a CDS encoding universal stress protein gives MKNILVPIGSSDSAFNTLQYAIDLAQEIDANVYAISVFQEFSKAGSASKLNTVIKEESESRLEKVVNGVDHKGVSVVAHPIKGGVIEGVERFNKHVPVDLMVLSPRSNSVRDEVYLGNMTGKLVKGTDIAVLVVPENEKFKEPSNILMAFKNGKFDKKRHLEPLRKLQKHFGTELHLLHVETPESDEAMKEVSDDLKKMSASYKTTTNATTYQGVLEHFQSVEPDMLCVVRRKRGFFKKLWEKNVVLKKEFFTTKPLLILRVQ, from the coding sequence ATGAAAAATATTCTCGTTCCCATAGGTTCTTCAGATAGCGCTTTTAACACGCTTCAATATGCAATAGATCTTGCACAAGAGATTGATGCAAATGTGTATGCGATATCAGTGTTTCAAGAATTTTCTAAAGCAGGTAGTGCTTCAAAGCTAAATACCGTTATCAAAGAAGAGTCAGAAAGTAGGCTCGAGAAGGTTGTAAATGGAGTAGATCACAAAGGAGTATCTGTAGTTGCTCACCCTATTAAAGGAGGTGTGATAGAAGGTGTAGAGCGCTTTAATAAGCACGTTCCTGTAGATCTTATGGTGTTGTCACCACGTAGTAACTCTGTGCGTGATGAGGTGTATCTAGGTAACATGACGGGGAAGCTTGTAAAAGGAACTGATATTGCAGTACTAGTAGTGCCAGAAAATGAAAAATTTAAGGAGCCTTCAAATATTTTAATGGCTTTTAAAAATGGAAAGTTTGATAAAAAACGTCACTTAGAGCCATTGAGAAAGCTTCAAAAGCATTTTGGGACAGAACTTCACTTACTGCATGTGGAAACTCCAGAGTCTGACGAAGCTATGAAAGAAGTATCTGATGACCTTAAAAAAATGAGTGCGTCTTATAAAACCACAACAAATGCAACTACCTATCAAGGAGTGCTAGAACACTTCCAGTCTGTAGAGCCAGATATGTTATGTGTTGTGCGTAGAAAGCGTGGTTTCTTTAAGAAACTATGGGAGAAAAATGTTGTACTAAAGAAAGAGTTTTTTACCACAAAACCTCTTCTTATTTTAAGAGTACAATAA
- a CDS encoding efflux RND transporter permease subunit, which translates to MLNKSIKFLIENKLVAVLLLALFVGWGVVNAPFNWETGFLPTEPVAVDAIPDIGENQQIVFTKWQGRSPQDIEDQITYPLTTSLLGIPGVKTIRSSSMFGFSSIYIIFEEDIEFYWSRSRILEKLNSLPANLLPDGVNPSLGPDATGLGQIFWYTLEGRDKDGNVTGGWDLQELRSIQDYYVKFGLSSASGVSEVASIGGYVQEYQVDIDPEKMRQYNVSMGDVVKAVKQSNQDIGAQTLEINQAEYLVRGLGYVKSIADIESAVVDSENFTSIRIKDVANVHLGPATRRGILDKEGAEVVGGVVVARYGANPLEVINNVKAQIAEISSGLPTKTLADGRTSQVTIVPFYDRTELIQETLDTLNEALTLEILITILVIIIMVFNLRASILISGLLPVAVLMVFITMKLFNVDANIVALSGIAIAIGTMVDVGVILAENMIRHLEDEKLRLNENGKEYSTNEIIYNATAEVSGAILTAVLTTIISFLPVFTMIGAEGKLFRPLAFTKTMALTASLVIALFIIPPIAAFLFRKTSVRERTQYAINGVLVLLGILAIVYGFWLGLILIAFAITSFLKMRGTLSRKRKNLIDIIISSVAIVFLLATYWRPLGFDRSIVMNLIFVSTICFGLLGVFSIFRIYYERILRWALQNRYLFLIVPATVLTLGILIMRNTGKEFMPALNEGSFLLMPTSLPHAGVEENKRVLQQLDMAVASIPEIETVVGKAGRTESALDPAPLSMYENVIQYKSEYMRNSSGERQRYKVNDDGLFVLKNNKFIINPNNDIDEDVNYEKASLKTTASRNDLIEDEDGEYYRNWRPEISSPDDIWNEIVRVTKLPSVTSAPKLQPIETRLVMLQTGMRAPMGIKVKGPDLKSIENFGLQLEDILKQAEGVKEQAVFADRIVGKPYLLIDIKRDQLARYGISIMDVQEILQVAVGGMPLTQTVEGRERYAVRVRYPRELRANPDDLKNIYVPVEKGSPVPLGELVEIRYEQGPQVIKSEDTFLIGYVLFDKLDGFAEVDVVENAQALIQENIDNGTLVVPQGVSYRFTGTYENQLRAEKTLSVVVPLCLLVIFLILYFQFRSVSTSLMVFTAIAVAFAGGFIMIWLYGQEWFFNFSFFGENLRDLFNMKTINLSVAVWVGFIALFGIATDDGVVMATYLDQSFKSNDPDSQKDIRLATLEAAGKRIRPCLMTTVTTVLALLPVLTSTGKGSDIMIPMAIPIFGGMIIDVTSYFLLPVLYSWKKEYQLKKANR; encoded by the coding sequence ATGCTGAATAAGAGCATTAAATTTCTCATAGAAAACAAACTTGTTGCTGTTCTACTACTCGCCCTATTCGTGGGTTGGGGCGTGGTTAATGCGCCTTTTAATTGGGAAACTGGCTTTCTGCCTACAGAGCCAGTTGCCGTAGATGCCATACCTGATATTGGCGAGAACCAGCAGATTGTTTTTACCAAGTGGCAAGGTCGCTCGCCACAGGATATAGAAGACCAAATCACATATCCGCTTACCACTTCCCTTCTGGGTATTCCAGGCGTGAAAACCATTCGTAGTTCTTCTATGTTTGGATTTTCGAGCATCTACATCATTTTTGAAGAAGACATTGAGTTCTACTGGTCACGCAGTCGCATACTCGAAAAACTGAACTCACTTCCTGCAAACCTTTTGCCCGATGGTGTCAACCCATCATTAGGGCCAGATGCCACAGGTCTGGGACAGATATTTTGGTACACGTTGGAAGGTCGTGATAAAGACGGAAACGTGACTGGCGGTTGGGATTTACAGGAATTGCGTAGTATTCAGGATTACTATGTAAAGTTCGGGCTATCCTCTGCAAGTGGTGTTTCTGAGGTAGCTTCCATAGGTGGCTATGTTCAGGAATATCAAGTCGATATCGACCCAGAAAAAATGCGCCAGTACAATGTAAGTATGGGCGATGTGGTCAAGGCCGTAAAGCAGAGTAATCAAGATATAGGCGCACAAACGCTCGAAATCAATCAAGCAGAATATCTTGTGCGCGGATTAGGTTACGTAAAGTCTATCGCAGACATTGAAAGTGCGGTGGTTGATTCTGAAAATTTTACTTCAATCCGTATCAAAGATGTGGCTAATGTTCATTTAGGGCCAGCCACAAGACGTGGTATTCTGGATAAGGAAGGTGCCGAAGTCGTAGGTGGTGTTGTAGTCGCTCGCTATGGTGCAAATCCGTTGGAAGTTATCAATAATGTGAAGGCACAAATTGCCGAAATCAGCTCTGGTCTTCCCACAAAAACCTTGGCAGATGGTCGCACTTCACAAGTAACCATCGTTCCATTTTACGACCGTACCGAACTCATTCAAGAAACGCTGGACACGCTAAACGAAGCCCTGACTTTGGAAATCTTGATTACCATTTTGGTCATTATCATAATGGTGTTCAACCTGCGAGCATCTATACTTATTTCAGGATTATTGCCCGTAGCCGTTTTGATGGTATTTATTACGATGAAGCTCTTTAATGTAGATGCAAATATCGTTGCGCTTTCAGGTATCGCCATTGCCATCGGTACAATGGTGGACGTGGGTGTCATACTCGCTGAAAATATGATACGGCATTTGGAAGATGAAAAGTTACGCCTTAATGAAAACGGTAAGGAATACAGTACAAACGAAATCATCTACAACGCAACTGCCGAAGTTTCTGGTGCTATCCTAACCGCAGTTTTAACAACAATAATCAGTTTCTTGCCCGTATTCACGATGATTGGTGCCGAAGGAAAACTGTTTCGTCCACTTGCCTTTACTAAAACAATGGCACTCACTGCATCGCTCGTCATTGCGCTGTTTATTATTCCACCCATCGCGGCATTCCTTTTCCGCAAGACGAGTGTACGAGAACGCACCCAATATGCCATCAATGGCGTACTTGTTTTATTGGGGATTCTCGCCATCGTTTATGGCTTTTGGTTAGGACTAATTCTTATCGCCTTTGCCATCACATCATTTTTAAAGATGCGTGGTACGCTTTCGCGAAAGCGTAAAAACCTAATCGACATTATCATTTCATCGGTTGCCATCGTGTTTTTGCTCGCGACCTATTGGCGACCGTTAGGCTTTGACCGAAGCATCGTGATGAACCTGATATTTGTTTCCACTATCTGTTTTGGATTGCTCGGTGTATTCTCAATTTTCAGGATATATTACGAGCGTATTTTGCGATGGGCACTTCAGAACCGATATCTATTCTTAATCGTTCCGGCTACGGTGCTCACGCTCGGTATTCTCATAATGCGAAATACGGGCAAAGAGTTTATGCCAGCGCTCAATGAAGGTTCATTCCTTTTAATGCCTACCTCACTACCGCACGCAGGTGTCGAAGAAAACAAACGTGTTCTGCAACAGCTCGATATGGCGGTGGCAAGCATTCCTGAAATTGAAACCGTGGTAGGAAAAGCTGGAAGGACAGAAAGCGCTCTTGACCCAGCACCACTCTCAATGTACGAAAACGTCATTCAGTATAAATCTGAATATATGCGAAATAGCTCTGGCGAGCGACAACGCTATAAGGTTAATGACGATGGATTGTTTGTGCTGAAGAACAATAAATTCATCATCAACCCAAATAATGACATAGATGAAGATGTAAACTATGAAAAAGCTTCGCTCAAGACTACTGCCTCACGCAATGATTTGATTGAAGATGAAGATGGCGAATACTATCGCAACTGGCGACCAGAAATCAGCAGTCCAGATGATATTTGGAACGAGATAGTACGAGTTACGAAGTTGCCTAGCGTGACATCTGCACCTAAGTTGCAACCCATCGAAACCCGATTGGTAATGCTACAAACGGGAATGCGAGCACCTATGGGTATCAAGGTAAAAGGTCCCGATTTAAAGTCGATAGAAAACTTTGGACTGCAACTGGAAGACATTTTAAAACAAGCCGAAGGTGTTAAAGAACAAGCCGTCTTTGCAGACCGAATCGTGGGCAAACCGTACTTGCTCATCGATATTAAGCGAGACCAACTGGCACGTTACGGCATATCTATAATGGATGTGCAGGAAATCCTTCAAGTGGCGGTTGGTGGTATGCCACTCACACAAACCGTGGAAGGTCGTGAACGCTATGCCGTGCGTGTACGTTATCCACGAGAGTTACGGGCAAATCCAGACGACCTTAAAAACATCTACGTTCCCGTAGAAAAAGGCAGTCCTGTACCGCTGGGTGAATTGGTTGAAATTCGATACGAACAAGGACCACAAGTCATTAAGAGCGAAGATACTTTTCTAATTGGCTATGTGCTGTTTGATAAACTCGATGGCTTTGCCGAAGTAGATGTGGTGGAAAATGCTCAAGCCTTAATCCAAGAAAACATTGACAACGGTACGCTGGTCGTACCCCAAGGTGTTAGCTATCGCTTTACGGGAACTTATGAAAATCAGTTGCGAGCAGAAAAAACCTTATCGGTTGTCGTACCACTTTGTTTGCTCGTTATTTTCTTGATTTTGTATTTCCAGTTTAGATCGGTTTCTACATCGCTTATGGTGTTTACAGCAATCGCCGTAGCCTTTGCAGGTGGTTTCATAATGATTTGGTTGTATGGGCAAGAATGGTTTTTCAATTTCAGCTTTTTTGGCGAGAACCTACGGGACTTATTCAATATGAAAACCATCAATTTAAGTGTGGCCGTTTGGGTTGGTTTTATAGCTCTTTTCGGTATCGCAACGGATGATGGCGTGGTAATGGCCACCTATTTAGACCAATCTTTCAAAAGCAATGACCCAGATTCTCAAAAAGATATAAGGCTCGCCACTTTGGAAGCGGCTGGAAAACGTATCCGTCCGTGTTTGATGACAACCGTAACCACAGTTTTGGCACTACTACCAGTACTCACATCTACAGGAAAGGGAAGCGATATAATGATACCGATGGCGATACCCATTTTTGGCGGAATGATAATCGATGTCACGTCCTATTTCCTACTGCCAGTCCTATACAGCTGGAAAAAGGAATACCAACTTAAAAAAGCAAACAGATGA
- a CDS encoding MATE family efflux transporter, whose product MSTTTSNIDISFKRIQQLAIPALIAGIAEPILSSTDAAVVGNMAENSVESLAAVGIVGSFLSMLIWILGQTRSAISTIISQNLGAGKLEDIKVLPAQAIYFNIILSIVVLASTYFFVAEIFTLLNAKGLVLSLSIDYYNIRVWGFPLTLFTFAVFGIFRGLQNTFWPMIVAIIGASLNIGLDIALVYGVEGIIEPLGVKGAAWASLIAQGVMAIMALILLLVKTEVSLKLTLPLHPEIKRLISMSLNLFVRSFSLNVALVLAVREATAISDETVAAHTIAANIWLFTAFFIDGYGAAGNLLSGRLLGAKDYPNLWQLTKKVVRYNLVVSAVLIIVCTFLYKPLGLLFSNEETVLSVFYGVFFMVIIMQPINAVAFTLDAIFKGLGEMAWLRNTLLLATFVGFVPVLYLSKYLGWGVIGIWLAFIVWMLFRAGMLVFFYKKKYYNRLS is encoded by the coding sequence ATCAGCACCACCACAAGTAATATAGATATTTCATTCAAGCGCATACAACAGCTTGCCATTCCTGCGCTTATAGCTGGCATTGCAGAGCCTATACTGTCTAGTACAGATGCCGCTGTAGTGGGTAATATGGCAGAAAATAGCGTTGAGTCACTTGCTGCGGTGGGAATTGTGGGTTCTTTTTTATCTATGCTTATATGGATTTTAGGTCAAACACGTAGCGCAATATCTACCATTATCTCCCAAAATCTAGGTGCAGGAAAACTAGAGGATATTAAGGTTCTCCCTGCTCAAGCAATTTACTTTAATATCATCCTAAGCATTGTGGTACTTGCCAGTACCTATTTCTTTGTTGCCGAAATTTTTACGCTACTCAATGCAAAAGGTTTAGTGCTCTCATTAAGTATCGATTACTATAATATTAGAGTCTGGGGGTTTCCCCTCACCTTATTTACGTTTGCTGTTTTCGGAATATTCAGAGGCTTACAAAACACCTTTTGGCCTATGATTGTTGCCATCATTGGTGCTTCTTTAAACATAGGTTTAGACATCGCATTAGTATATGGTGTAGAAGGAATTATCGAACCGCTTGGTGTAAAAGGAGCTGCGTGGGCTAGCTTGATTGCTCAAGGTGTTATGGCTATAATGGCGCTCATCCTTTTACTAGTAAAAACAGAGGTTTCTCTTAAACTTACTTTACCCTTACACCCAGAAATAAAAAGACTCATCTCCATGAGTCTTAACTTGTTTGTTCGCTCATTTTCGCTTAACGTGGCGCTTGTGCTGGCTGTGAGAGAAGCAACTGCCATAAGTGATGAAACCGTGGCGGCACATACTATTGCTGCCAATATCTGGCTATTTACGGCATTTTTTATTGATGGTTATGGTGCTGCAGGAAACCTATTAAGTGGCCGTTTACTTGGCGCAAAGGACTATCCTAATTTGTGGCAATTAACCAAGAAAGTCGTTCGCTATAATCTCGTTGTTTCGGCTGTATTAATTATTGTTTGTACCTTTTTATACAAACCGCTAGGCCTTCTTTTTAGCAATGAGGAAACGGTACTCTCTGTATTTTACGGAGTGTTTTTTATGGTGATTATCATGCAGCCTATTAATGCTGTAGCGTTCACACTAGACGCCATTTTCAAAGGGCTTGGTGAGATGGCATGGCTACGCAACACCCTACTACTAGCTACCTTTGTTGGTTTTGTACCTGTTCTTTATTTAAGCAAGTACTTAGGATGGGGTGTGATAGGGATCTGGCTCGCCTTTATCGTATGGATGCTTTTTAGAGCAGGTATGCTTGTTTTCTTTTACAAGAAAAAGTACTACAACAGACTATCTTAA
- a CDS encoding cation:proton antiporter, giving the protein MLELAGIIILGIIAQWAAWRLKLPAILPLLLIGLFVGPVSTLISEDGTKWIEPIWNGEEGLFPGESLYWFVSLAISIILFEGGLTLKRDEIKNVGPVITKLISLGSLVTFLGAGFAAYWIFGLSLQISLLFSGLIIVTGPTVISPILRNVPVKRDISTVLKWEGILIDPIGALVAVLMYEFISVGEGAAFTKTALVEFGKIILFGSTFGFTFAHALAFIIKKKLVPHYLMNVFTLAAVLGVFVMSDQFAHESGLLAVVVMGMVLGNINLPNIKELLYFKESLSVLLISVLFILLSANMNLVDLELLYRWETLALFLVVVFVIRPIGVFLSTWGSDLQTNAKLFISWVGPRGIVAAGIASLFGSKLLIKGEPGAEYITPLVFMIVLGTVLLNATTARLFAKMVGVFLTKSEGILIVGASEMPRLIAKYLQKNGRHVVLLDSNSNHIRTAKEAGLMALEANVYADDLTDDVELSDIGYLMSLTGNSDINKYAINRFRKQFGENGAYRLISKREMDNIAQLPKEGLFSATDDFFNMTDVTRQYPTINEVAVSSKEEYMAIGKLVADDKNMIPLFVKKKDNTLEIISSFMQDVDVKSFEGSHLIYLGKPIEEETLAKIAESGEPVSNSDDEVIVPIGD; this is encoded by the coding sequence ATGTTAGAACTTGCTGGAATCATAATTTTAGGAATCATTGCACAATGGGCCGCATGGCGTTTAAAGTTACCAGCAATTTTACCATTATTACTTATAGGTCTCTTTGTAGGACCCGTATCTACTTTAATCTCTGAAGATGGTACAAAATGGATAGAACCTATATGGAATGGGGAAGAAGGACTTTTTCCAGGAGAGAGTTTGTATTGGTTTGTATCGCTTGCCATATCTATTATCCTTTTTGAAGGCGGACTTACACTAAAACGTGATGAAATTAAGAATGTAGGCCCAGTAATAACAAAGCTTATCTCTTTAGGCAGCCTTGTAACATTTTTAGGAGCAGGATTTGCTGCCTATTGGATATTTGGACTTAGCCTTCAGATCTCTTTATTATTCTCAGGACTTATCATTGTAACAGGACCTACAGTTATATCGCCTATTTTAAGAAACGTACCGGTAAAGCGAGATATCTCTACAGTGCTTAAGTGGGAAGGGATTCTCATAGATCCTATAGGAGCACTTGTAGCAGTATTAATGTATGAATTTATCTCTGTAGGTGAAGGAGCAGCTTTTACAAAGACAGCCTTAGTGGAGTTTGGTAAGATTATACTTTTTGGAAGTACGTTTGGGTTTACGTTTGCTCATGCGCTGGCTTTTATTATCAAAAAGAAGCTTGTACCACACTACTTAATGAATGTTTTTACACTCGCAGCAGTACTTGGTGTATTTGTAATGTCAGACCAGTTTGCTCACGAGTCTGGACTACTTGCAGTAGTAGTGATGGGAATGGTACTAGGAAACATAAACCTTCCTAATATTAAGGAACTACTATACTTTAAAGAATCATTGAGTGTCTTACTTATCTCTGTGCTATTCATCTTGCTATCGGCAAATATGAATCTTGTAGATCTTGAGTTATTATATCGTTGGGAGACACTAGCACTATTTCTTGTTGTAGTATTTGTGATACGACCTATAGGCGTCTTCTTGAGTACTTGGGGATCAGATTTACAAACCAATGCCAAGCTGTTTATTTCATGGGTAGGACCACGAGGAATTGTAGCGGCAGGTATTGCGTCACTTTTTGGATCAAAACTGTTAATTAAAGGAGAGCCAGGAGCAGAGTACATCACACCACTGGTGTTTATGATTGTACTGGGTACCGTATTATTGAATGCAACTACTGCACGACTATTTGCAAAGATGGTGGGCGTGTTTCTTACTAAATCTGAGGGTATTCTTATTGTAGGAGCATCAGAAATGCCAAGACTTATCGCCAAATATCTCCAGAAAAATGGTCGTCACGTAGTACTTCTTGATAGTAATTCTAATCATATACGTACAGCAAAAGAAGCTGGGCTTATGGCGCTAGAGGCAAACGTCTATGCAGACGATCTTACAGATGACGTTGAGCTTAGTGACATTGGATACCTAATGTCATTAACAGGAAACAGTGATATCAATAAGTATGCTATTAACCGTTTTAGAAAGCAGTTTGGAGAAAACGGAGCTTACCGTCTTATCTCTAAGAGAGAAATGGATAACATCGCACAACTACCTAAGGAAGGATTATTTTCGGCAACAGATGACTTCTTTAATATGACAGATGTTACGAGGCAGTATCCTACGATTAATGAGGTTGCGGTATCCTCAAAGGAGGAGTACATGGCAATAGGAAAACTTGTTGCAGATGATAAAAATATGATTCCGCTATTTGTAAAGAAGAAAGATAATACCCTAGAAATCATAAGCTCATTTATGCAAGATGTAGATGTAAAGTCTTTTGAGGGAAGTCACTTAATTTACCTAGGAAAACCTATAGAAGAAGAAACACTTGCCAAAATTGCTGAGTCAGGAGAGCCAGTATCAAACTCGGATGATGAAGTGATTGTCCCAATAGGTGATTAA
- a CDS encoding MBL fold metallo-hydrolase, with the protein MKIYPIEAGNFKLDGGAMFGVVPKSIWSRTNPADANNLIDIAARCMLIEDGNRLILIDNGMGDKQSEKFFGYYHQWGDHSIDTSLAKYGFHRDDITDVFMTHLHFDHVGGAIQWNKDRTGYEPAFKNAKFWTNENHWQWAVEPNNREKASFLKENLIPMQESGQLHFIERGEQAFQKNSELNFGILFADGHTEKQMLPHIEYQGKTIVFMADLLPTLGHLPIPYVTGYDTRPLLSISEKEQFLNIAADNNYYLWLEHDAHNEIITVQHTEKGVRANEIYTFKDLFN; encoded by the coding sequence ATGAAAATATATCCCATTGAAGCCGGAAATTTTAAATTAGATGGTGGTGCCATGTTTGGCGTTGTTCCCAAGTCTATCTGGAGCCGAACAAACCCTGCAGATGCTAATAATCTCATTGATATCGCCGCAAGATGTATGCTTATAGAAGATGGCAACAGACTTATTCTCATTGATAATGGAATGGGTGATAAGCAATCTGAAAAGTTTTTTGGCTATTACCATCAGTGGGGAGACCACTCTATAGATACATCACTTGCGAAGTATGGTTTTCATCGTGATGACATTACAGATGTATTTATGACGCACCTCCATTTTGATCACGTAGGTGGAGCCATCCAGTGGAATAAAGACCGTACAGGTTATGAACCTGCATTTAAAAATGCAAAATTCTGGACAAATGAAAATCACTGGCAGTGGGCTGTGGAGCCTAACAATCGAGAGAAAGCTAGTTTTTTAAAGGAAAACCTTATTCCTATGCAAGAAAGTGGACAGCTTCACTTTATAGAACGAGGGGAACAAGCTTTTCAAAAAAATAGCGAACTCAACTTTGGTATTCTCTTTGCAGATGGTCATACAGAAAAGCAAATGCTTCCACATATCGAGTATCAAGGTAAGACCATTGTTTTTATGGCAGACCTACTCCCTACGCTAGGCCACTTACCTATTCCTTATGTGACAGGTTATGATACAAGACCACTACTTTCTATAAGCGAGAAAGAACAATTCTTAAATATCGCTGCAGATAATAATTACTATCTATGGCTAGAGCACGATGCTCATAATGAAATAATTACCGTACAGCACACCGAGAAAGGCGTGCGTGCAAATGAAATTTATACCTTTAAAGACTTATTTAACTAA
- a CDS encoding TolC family protein: MKKLKYILVFLFVSAFAKAQQLQSYIQEAEANNPEIQAFELRYNIAEEKVNEANWIPNTEVSAGYFVSEPETRVGAQRARIGVKQMLPWFGTITARENYATAMADAEYVDITIAKRKLALSVAQSYYRLYSIRAKQAVLDENIQLLETYERLALTSVEVGKASAVDVLRLQIRQNELQQQKEVLEEEFTAEQTAFNNLLNRDSMMNVDVIPEMEIPQEDPFYDNEALTLNPELLKYDKLYESVAQSELLNQRESLPMIGFGLDYLPVTERSDVNFSDNGKDVLMPMVSVSIPIFNNRYKSISRQNELRQQEIETQREQRLNVLESAFAKAQSQRNQARIAYNTQARNLKQAQDAEEILIKNYETGTIDFNDVLDIQELQLKFQMNQIESVKGYYVQSSIINYLINQ, translated from the coding sequence ATGAAAAAATTAAAATATATACTGGTGTTCTTGTTTGTTTCCGCTTTCGCGAAAGCGCAACAATTACAATCCTACATTCAGGAAGCCGAAGCCAACAATCCAGAAATTCAAGCCTTTGAATTGCGCTACAACATCGCCGAAGAAAAGGTAAACGAAGCCAACTGGATTCCCAATACCGAAGTAAGTGCCGGCTATTTTGTGAGCGAGCCAGAAACCAGAGTGGGCGCGCAACGAGCACGTATAGGTGTCAAGCAAATGTTGCCGTGGTTCGGTACTATCACGGCTCGTGAAAATTATGCAACCGCAATGGCAGATGCCGAATATGTAGACATCACGATTGCAAAACGCAAACTCGCACTTTCGGTCGCACAATCCTATTATCGTTTGTATTCCATACGTGCCAAGCAAGCCGTACTGGACGAAAACATACAACTACTGGAAACCTATGAGCGACTTGCACTCACATCTGTAGAAGTGGGCAAAGCGAGCGCCGTAGATGTATTACGACTTCAGATACGGCAGAACGAGTTACAGCAACAAAAAGAAGTGCTGGAAGAAGAATTTACAGCAGAACAAACAGCTTTCAACAACTTGCTTAATCGTGATTCAATGATGAATGTTGACGTAATTCCAGAAATGGAAATTCCGCAGGAAGACCCATTTTATGACAATGAAGCGCTGACGCTAAATCCGGAACTACTCAAGTACGATAAGCTCTATGAATCGGTAGCACAATCTGAATTGCTCAACCAGCGTGAGAGCTTGCCTATGATTGGTTTTGGTTTGGATTACTTGCCTGTAACTGAACGTAGCGATGTCAACTTCAGCGATAATGGGAAAGATGTATTGATGCCTATGGTTTCGGTGTCCATCCCCATTTTCAACAACCGTTATAAATCTATTTCAAGGCAAAATGAACTGCGTCAGCAAGAAATAGAAACACAACGGGAACAACGATTAAATGTGTTGGAATCCGCTTTCGCGAAAGCGCAATCGCAACGCAATCAAGCACGCATAGCATACAACACACAAGCCCGAAACCTAAAGCAAGCGCAAGATGCCGAAGAAATTCTAATAAAAAATTATGAGACAGGCACTATAGACTTTAATGATGTGCTGGATATTCAGGAATTGCAGTTAAAATTTCAAATGAATCAAATCGAGTCGGTAAAAGGGTACTATGTGCAATCGTCCATTATCAACTATTTAATAAATCAATAA